A window of Gambusia affinis linkage group LG03, SWU_Gaff_1.0, whole genome shotgun sequence contains these coding sequences:
- the LOC122828291 gene encoding phospholipase A2-like, which yields MNVKAVLLLLAACVVSGGIIPNAIWQFGEMIICAQPGVDPLMYNEYGCYCGLGGSGTPVDDVDRCCQVHDNCYSHSMKIPQCEGILDLPYVVHYNFNCSNKQVYCSATEDKCQATVCECDRVAALCFARHKYHPKYKNLDSKYC from the exons ATGAACGTGAAGGCTGTTCTGCTGCTTCTTGCTG CATGCGTGGTCAGTGGGGGAATCATCCCCAACGCCATCTGGCAGTTTGGGGAGATGATCATTTGTGCCCAGCCGGGTGTTGATCCTCTGATGTACAACGAATACGGCTGCTACTGCGGCCTGGGGGGCTCTGGGACTCCCGTGGATGATGTGGACAG GTGCTGTCAAGTCCATGACAACTGCTACAGCCACAGCATGAAGATTCCCCAATGCGAGGGCATTCTAGACCTTCCCTATGTTGTCCATTATAATTTCAACTGCTCAAACAAACAGGTGTATTGCTCAG CGACCGAAGATAAGTGCCAGGCTACGGTTTGTGAGTGTGACCGCGTGGCGGCGCTCTGCTTCGCTCGACACAAATACCACCCGAAGTACAAGAACCTGGACTCTAAATACTGTTAA
- the LOC122828290 gene encoding phospholipase A2-like, with amino-acid sequence MYTSHLACVSLICLLSALLCKRTPRPLTVAMSVKALLLFLTACVVSGEHLPMALWQFGKMISCAQPGVNPLVYNEYGCWCGLGGSGTPVDDVDRCCEAHDKCYKNSRKIPGCEGVFDLPHIIIYGFSCSNRQVYCSAANDKCEAAVCECDRVAAHCFARYPYDPDNKHLDPQLCVS; translated from the exons ATGTACACCTCCCACCTCGCTTGCGTTAGTCTTATCTGCCTTCTCTCAGCTCTGCTGTGCAAACGGACTCCACGTCCTTTGACTGTAGCCATGAGCGTGAAGGCCCTTCTGCTGTTTCTCACCG CATGTGTGGTCAGTGGAGAACATCTTCCCATGGCCTTATGGCAGTTTGGGAAGATGATCAGTTGTGCCCAGCCTGGTGTTAATCCTCTGGTTTACAACGAATACGGCTGCTGGTGCGGATTAGGCGGGTCTGGAACGCCGGTGGATGACGTGGACCG GTGCTGTGAAGCCCATGATAAATGctacaaaaacagcagaaagattcCTGGATGCGAGGGTGTTTTTGACCTTCCCCACATTATCATTTATGGCTTCAGCTGCTCAAACAGACAGGTGTACTGCTCAG cagCCAATGATAAGTGTGAGGCTGCAGTCTGCGAGTGCGACCGTGTGGCGGCTCACTGCTTTGCTCGGTACCCTTACGATCCTGACAACAAGCACCTGGATCCTCAGCTCTGTGTCAGCTGA
- the prkab1b gene encoding 5'-AMP-activated protein kinase subunit beta-1b translates to MGNSSSDRSSSERSFRDGPSGGKEARPNIMMDSNDDSELFNREDPKVSPDIQEFLAWQQDLDCDSKDPVQARPTVFRWAGSAKEVFVSGSFNNWATKIPLNKSQNNFVVIVDLPEGEHQYKFCVDGQWTLDPTGPVMTTKTGTVNNVIQVNQTDFEVFDALKIDSQDSTDMSDLSSSPPGPYQQDGYLIKPDDKLKQPPILPPHLLQVLLNKDTGVSCDPTLLPEPNHVMLNHLYALSIKDGVMVLSATHRYKKKYVTTLLYKPI, encoded by the exons ATGGGCAACAGCAGCAGCGATCGCTCCAGCAGCGAGAGGTCATTCAGAGATGGACCGTCTGGAGGGAAGGAGGCTCGACCCAACATCATGATGGACAGCAACGACGACTCGGAGCTGTTCAACAGGGAAGATCCGAAG GTTTCCCCAGACATACAGGAGTTTCTTGCCTGGCAGCAGGACCTCGACTGCGACAGTAAGGACCCGGTGCAGGCCAGACCGACCGTCTTCAGATGGGCCGGGTCAGCCAAGGAAGTCTTTGTGTCTGGTTCTTTTAACAACTGGGCCACCAAAATCCCTCTTAACAAGAG TCAGAATAACTTCGTGGTTATTGTGGACCTGCCAGAGGGGGAGCACCAGTACAAGTTCTGCGTTGACGGACAGTGGACTTTGGATCCGACGGGG CCCGTGATGACAACCAAGACTGGCACAGTCAACAACGTCATTCAAGTGAATCAAACTGACTTCGAAGTCTTCGATGCCCTCAAGATCGACTCACAGGATTCAACGGACATGTCTG ACCTGTCCAGTTCCCCACCCGGGCCCTACCAACAGGACGGATATCTCATCAAGCCAGACGACAAGCTCAAGCAGCCTCCTATCCTGCCGCCCCACCTGCTCCAAGTGCTGCTCAACAAGGACACGGGCGTCTCT TGTGACCCGACACTACTTCCAGAGCCTAACCACGTCATGCTGAATCACCTGTATGCTCTCTCCATCAAG gaCGGGGTGATGGTTCTCAGCGCTACTCACCgatacaaaaagaaatatgtgaCCACGCTCCTCTACAAACCCATATAG